In Gossypium arboreum isolate Shixiya-1 chromosome 5, ASM2569848v2, whole genome shotgun sequence, a single genomic region encodes these proteins:
- the LOC108451942 gene encoding uncharacterized protein LOC108451942 — MESDGIISLFDSCWFEMEIFKEQTSPSTSTVSEPNQNLRVEETSSKPEFTRTPSLHTRSMSDQLSLNSTSFIGSASLSPDSVLHSPKLHKIISGKEMTEEELQDNGSRIQEEPKKETAASNRRSSRRKKGTSKSLSDLEFEELKGFMDLGFVFSEEDNKDSRLVEIIPGLQRLGRKDGEEENKEAAGAEDDDRAEVSRPYLSEAWHVSERRRKENPLMNWRVPALGNEVDVKDSLRWWAHTVASTVK, encoded by the coding sequence ATGGAGTCGGATGGAATTATCAGCCTCTTTGATTCGTGTTGGTTTGAGATGGAAATATTCAAAGAACAGACATCTCCATCAACATCTACGGTTTCGGAACCAAACCAAAATCTCCGAGTTGAAGAAACATCATCGAAACCAGAGTTTACACGCACCCCATCTCTCCATACAAGGTCCATGAGCGACCAGTTGAGCTTAAACAGCACAAGCTTCATAGGTTCAGCTTCGTTGTCGCCTGACTCGGTTCTCCACTCACCAAAGCTGCATAAAATCATCTCGGGCAAAGAAATGACGGAAGAAGAGTTGCAAGATAACGGGAGTAGAATCCAAGAAGAACCCAAAAAGGAGACAGCAGCAAGCAACAGGAGAAGTAGTAGAAGGAAAAAGGGTACAAGCAAGAGCTTGTCAGACTTGGAATTTGAGGAGCTAAAAGGGTTTATGGATCTGGGGTTTGTATTCTCAGAGGAAGATAACAAGGATTCAAGGTTGGTTGAAATAATCCCTGGCTTGCAAAGATTGGGAAGGAAAGATGGTGAAGAAGAGAATAAAGAAGCTGCAGGTGCTGAAGATGATGATAGGGCTGAAGTTTCAAGGCCTTACCTATCAGAAGCATGGCATGTTTcagaaagaagaagaaaggaaaacCCTTTGATGAATTGGAGAGTCCCTGCTTTGGGTAATGAGGTTGACGTCAAAGACAGCCTTAGATGGTGGGCTCATACTGTTGCCTCTACTGTTAAATGA